Within the Flavobacterium sp. N502536 genome, the region TAAGGAAGCTACATTTTTTGTGCCTAAAACAGCCCTGGTGGAGAGCAATATGGGCATGTATGTCATTCAGGTTATAGCAGGAAAAACTAAAAATATACCTGTAGCCAAAGGACGTGTCTTACCGGATCAGCTTGAAGTATTTGGCGAACTAAACGAGGGTGATGCAATTTTAATGAAAGCGACTGAAGAAATAATAGAAGGAACAAAAATTAAAAAATAAAACGATGAAAACAATTGGCAACTATTTCCTTATTACTGCAATGGCAATCGTAATGATTTCGTGTAAGGATCAGGAAAACAAAAAAGAAAATGGGGTTTCTGACCAACAGGAAGTAACCGCAAAAGACGTAGCTGTTGTTGCAAAAGGAAATCCCGTGCCTAGCGATGAAGTCTGTATGGTCAATGATCTTCATATGGGTAAAAAACAAATGGAAGTTCCGTTTGACGGCAAAATATACTACGGTTGCTGCAATATGTGTGTCGAACGCATTCCGAGTGACGAAAGTGTCCGCAAAGCAGTTGATCCGCATACCGGAGCAAAAGTCGATAAAGCAACGGCTTATATTGTTTCGTTGAACAAACAGGGAAATGTGGCTTACTTTGAATCGGAAGAGAATTACCAAAGTTTTCTTCAAGCCGGTAAGGAAATGAAAAAGTAGCCTCCGAAAAATAGCTTTATTTTCCAATGAGCATGCAAAAAGGGCAGTCCAAAAATGATTCGGACTGCCCTTTTTTATAATTAAACAAAAGCTTTAGATATTATGCTATTAAAGGTTCTGCTTTAAAACCTTTTGATTTTATAATAGCAATTATTTCTTCTTCGGTAGCACCCTCCGATTGAACAGTCAGTATTTTATCGTTAGTCGTAGTGTCTACATTCCATTCGCATATACCTGCTGCCTGATCCAGATCTGATTGCACTTTCGCTACACATCCACCGCAATTAAGGTTTGTTTTAAATTGAAAATCTTTCTTTTCCATTGTATTGATATTTTAATCGTTATTTAATACTGTAAATTTCGGTTAATTAAAGCTCAACTGTTATACACTATTTCTGGTTTGATTTATGAGATTTACTGATTCTAAAAACCAAATTCCAAAAACCAAACTCCAAATTCCAAATTTTAAAACTGTCGCTTTAAGTTTACATTATAAATTTTACATTTATCCATATTACTGTTAACCATTAGACCAAATCAATTCTTTTCAACCATTACTTTAATTATATTTTTACGGGTCCTAAAGCTAGAATCACAACCCACCGACTGACATTAGCCATGTTTCGGGTGTTACCATTAACTAAAAATGACCTCAATTTAACCCGCTCCAAAATGCTTTGGAAGGGGAAAAATGAGGTCATTACTACAAATCAATTATAAAAAAATATAAAAACGGCGGCCTTTAAATTTGGAAACCGCCGTTGGGCAAACGCATCAAGAGTTTACTTTTTCCATTTTAAGCGAAGGCTGTTACTCACCACACTTACGCTGCTTAAAGCCATTGCAGCACCGGCTATCATTGGATTCAGCAAGAACCCGTTTATCGGATACAGTATCCCCGCAGCAAGCGGAATACCGATAAGATTATAAATAAATGCCCAGAATAAGTTTTGTTTGATCGTCGCTACCGTTTGTTTAGACAAACGAATGGCTTGTGGTATCTTCGTCAGATCTGAAGAGATGATGGTCATTTTGGCCACATCCATTGCAATATCACTCCCCTTACCCATTGCGATACTTACATCGGCGGTTGCCAGGGCTGTACTGTCATTGATACCATCACCTACCATTGCCACCGTTTTACCTTGTTGCTGCAATTCTTTTACAAAGTCGGCTTTGTGTTGTGGCAGTACTTCTGCTTTATAATGTTTGATTCCGGTTTGGGCAGCGATCGCTTTTGCAGTAGCTTCGTTATCCCCTGTGAGCATATACAGTTCAATATTCATGTCTTGCAATTCTTTAATGGCTTGAACTGAGGTCTCTTTGATCTTATCTGAAATTGCAATAACCGAAAGTGCCTGCTGACTATTGGCAAACCAAATCACAGTCTTCGATTCTTTGCCCCATTCCTCTGCCTGATTCAACAGTGAATCCGGAATCACAATAGTGTTCTCTGCCAACAACTTTTTGTTCCCTACATAATAGGTTTGCTCCTGGTAAGTGGCTTTTGCTCCTTTACCGGTAATACTGTCAAAATCTGATAAAACGACAGTTGTTACGCCTTCCAGGTTCTTTACCACGGCTTCTGCCAACGGATGTTCGGATTGCTTTTCGATGCTTAGCAGAACCTCTTTAGTTGTAGCGTCATCGTTGAACCATTTTATACCGGTTACCTGTGGTCTTCCTTCGGTAATGGTTCCGGTTTTATCCAATACGATGGCGGTTACTTTTCTTGCCAGCTCTAAACTTTCGGCATCTTTGATT harbors:
- a CDS encoding heavy-metal-associated domain-containing protein — its product is MEKKDFQFKTNLNCGGCVAKVQSDLDQAAGICEWNVDTTTNDKILTVQSEGATEEEIIAIIKSKGFKAEPLIA